A genome region from Setaria italica strain Yugu1 chromosome III, Setaria_italica_v2.0, whole genome shotgun sequence includes the following:
- the LOC101779313 gene encoding autophagy-related protein 101 isoform X2, with amino-acid sequence MNCETCQLKELELEQTEIRDVLRCILHTIFFHRTLSLVRPKDVDCKNLEITYVQCGLPELEKEVDEKIDLFTAWVEKHPNRKSQVCLSFFDEKHKHPGWFVNKTERIYWEQWFINLHVMSPKRYNKSNSSKGLTNIGGNVLEETSSRRAALVSLLNEVLFQIINFANEKKDHIPAIPDRIFNHEIMIPSSSDSVFGWNTDAFRRVLNSGHPYSL; translated from the exons ATGAACTGCGAGACCTGTCAACTGAAAGAGCTG GAGCTAGAACAGACGGAGATCAGGGACGTGCTGCGAT GCATTTTGCACACCATATTCTTCCATAGAACCCTCAGCCTTGTTCGCCCCAAAGATGTTGACTGTAAAAACCTTGAGATCACATAC GTACAATGTGGCCTACCAGAACTAGAAAAGGAAGTTGATGAAAAGATAGACTTGTTCACTGCTTGGGTGGAGAAGCACCCAAATCGCAAAAGCCAA GTATGCCTATCCTTCTTCGACGAGAAACACAAACACCCAGGTTGGTTTGTCAATAAAACAGAACGTATTTATTGGGAACAATGGTTCATCAATTTGCATGTCATGAGCCCAAAAAGATATAACAAATCAAACAGCTCTAAAGGGCTTACAAACATTGGAG GAAATGTCTTGGAGGAGACCAGCTCAAGGCGTGCTGCATTGGTGTCATTGCTTAACGAAGTGCTATTCCAGATCATAAACTTTGCCAACGAGAAAAAGGACCACATTCCGGCCATCCCTGACAGAATATTCAATCATGAGATCATGATCCCAAG CTCCTCGGATTCTGTGTTTGGATGGAACACCGACGCCTTTCGCAGAGTGCTGAATAGTGGGCACCCGTACTCACTTTAG
- the LOC101779313 gene encoding autophagy-related protein 101 isoform X4, translating into MNCETCQLKELELEQTEIRDVLRCILHTIFFHRTLSLVRPKDVDCKNLEITYVQCGLPELEKEVDEKIDLFTAWVEKHPNRKSQVCLSFFDEKHKHPGNVLEETSSRRAALVSLLNEVLFQIINFANEKKDHIPAIPDRIFNHEIMIPSVDSSSDSVFGWNTDAFRRVLNSGHPYSL; encoded by the exons ATGAACTGCGAGACCTGTCAACTGAAAGAGCTG GAGCTAGAACAGACGGAGATCAGGGACGTGCTGCGAT GCATTTTGCACACCATATTCTTCCATAGAACCCTCAGCCTTGTTCGCCCCAAAGATGTTGACTGTAAAAACCTTGAGATCACATAC GTACAATGTGGCCTACCAGAACTAGAAAAGGAAGTTGATGAAAAGATAGACTTGTTCACTGCTTGGGTGGAGAAGCACCCAAATCGCAAAAGCCAA GTATGCCTATCCTTCTTCGACGAGAAACACAAACACCCAG GAAATGTCTTGGAGGAGACCAGCTCAAGGCGTGCTGCATTGGTGTCATTGCTTAACGAAGTGCTATTCCAGATCATAAACTTTGCCAACGAGAAAAAGGACCACATTCCGGCCATCCCTGACAGAATATTCAATCATGAGATCATGATCCCAAG TGTTGACAGCTCCTCGGATTCTGTGTTTGGATGGAACACCGACGCCTTTCGCAGAGTGCTGAATAGTGGGCACCCGTACTCACTTTAG
- the LOC101779313 gene encoding autophagy-related protein 101 isoform X3, translating to MNCETCQLKELELEQTEIRDVLRCILHTIFFHRTLSLVRPKDVDCKNLEITYVQCGLPELEKEVDEKIDLFTAWVEKHPNRKSQVCLSFFDEKHKHPGWFVNKTERIYWEQWFINLHVMSPKRYNKSNSSKGLTNIGGNVLEETSSRRAALVSLLNEVLFQIINFANEKKDHIPAIPDRIFNHEIMIPR from the exons ATGAACTGCGAGACCTGTCAACTGAAAGAGCTG GAGCTAGAACAGACGGAGATCAGGGACGTGCTGCGAT GCATTTTGCACACCATATTCTTCCATAGAACCCTCAGCCTTGTTCGCCCCAAAGATGTTGACTGTAAAAACCTTGAGATCACATAC GTACAATGTGGCCTACCAGAACTAGAAAAGGAAGTTGATGAAAAGATAGACTTGTTCACTGCTTGGGTGGAGAAGCACCCAAATCGCAAAAGCCAA GTATGCCTATCCTTCTTCGACGAGAAACACAAACACCCAGGTTGGTTTGTCAATAAAACAGAACGTATTTATTGGGAACAATGGTTCATCAATTTGCATGTCATGAGCCCAAAAAGATATAACAAATCAAACAGCTCTAAAGGGCTTACAAACATTGGAG GAAATGTCTTGGAGGAGACCAGCTCAAGGCGTGCTGCATTGGTGTCATTGCTTAACGAAGTGCTATTCCAGATCATAAACTTTGCCAACGAGAAAAAGGACCACATTCCGGCCATCCCTGACAGAATATTCAATCATGAGATCATGATCCCAAG GTGA
- the LOC101779313 gene encoding autophagy-related protein 101 isoform X1 — protein MNCETCQLKELELEQTEIRDVLRCILHTIFFHRTLSLVRPKDVDCKNLEITYVQCGLPELEKEVDEKIDLFTAWVEKHPNRKSQVCLSFFDEKHKHPGWFVNKTERIYWEQWFINLHVMSPKRYNKSNSSKGLTNIGGNVLEETSSRRAALVSLLNEVLFQIINFANEKKDHIPAIPDRIFNHEIMIPSVDSSSDSVFGWNTDAFRRVLNSGHPYSL, from the exons ATGAACTGCGAGACCTGTCAACTGAAAGAGCTG GAGCTAGAACAGACGGAGATCAGGGACGTGCTGCGAT GCATTTTGCACACCATATTCTTCCATAGAACCCTCAGCCTTGTTCGCCCCAAAGATGTTGACTGTAAAAACCTTGAGATCACATAC GTACAATGTGGCCTACCAGAACTAGAAAAGGAAGTTGATGAAAAGATAGACTTGTTCACTGCTTGGGTGGAGAAGCACCCAAATCGCAAAAGCCAA GTATGCCTATCCTTCTTCGACGAGAAACACAAACACCCAGGTTGGTTTGTCAATAAAACAGAACGTATTTATTGGGAACAATGGTTCATCAATTTGCATGTCATGAGCCCAAAAAGATATAACAAATCAAACAGCTCTAAAGGGCTTACAAACATTGGAG GAAATGTCTTGGAGGAGACCAGCTCAAGGCGTGCTGCATTGGTGTCATTGCTTAACGAAGTGCTATTCCAGATCATAAACTTTGCCAACGAGAAAAAGGACCACATTCCGGCCATCCCTGACAGAATATTCAATCATGAGATCATGATCCCAAG TGTTGACAGCTCCTCGGATTCTGTGTTTGGATGGAACACCGACGCCTTTCGCAGAGTGCTGAATAGTGGGCACCCGTACTCACTTTAG